A DNA window from Candidatus Goldiibacteriota bacterium contains the following coding sequences:
- a CDS encoding LptF/LptG family permease: MKIISRYIIKEVSYVTLMGFFIFTFFLIMNSLFVMSDLVVKYGVDIFTVIKLLILLLPSTVAVTLPMAFLVGILLTYSRLVQDNEYHGMQACGISVAKVTIPSLLLAIVITAGLVLFNNYVLPAANLEYKKVYYEIVKKRSGILIQEHTFIKQFDDYVFYIGEKDNKNELLKNILIFIKDKHNSNEPVKVITSREGEFISDEKSFRIALKLKNGVLQTGSFTEPERLNSIFFAVNYVDLDIQGAMRKKNIADDLKGSREMTAQELYAEMKKGPQSRHDKNWVILELHKKFSLPFAVIAFAVIGIPLGLLTRKGGKITAISFSLVLIFMYYILLSVGQSYGYSGKWNHFTAAWLPNIAMIAISAVLFIAIFLPFIAVKIKSRRAQK, encoded by the coding sequence ATGAAAATAATTTCCAGGTACATAATAAAAGAGGTGTCATACGTAACCCTTATGGGTTTCTTTATATTCACTTTTTTCCTTATCATGAATTCCCTGTTTGTCATGAGCGACCTTGTGGTCAAATATGGCGTTGATATATTTACCGTTATTAAGCTTCTTATTTTATTGCTTCCGTCAACCGTGGCGGTTACACTGCCAATGGCTTTTCTTGTGGGTATCCTTTTAACTTACAGCCGCCTTGTGCAGGATAACGAATACCACGGCATGCAGGCGTGCGGTATAAGCGTGGCAAAGGTAACTATACCTTCCTTATTGCTGGCCATTGTAATAACGGCGGGCCTTGTGCTGTTTAACAACTACGTGCTGCCGGCCGCGAATCTGGAATACAAAAAGGTCTATTATGAAATAGTAAAAAAACGCTCCGGAATACTTATACAGGAACACACCTTTATAAAACAGTTTGACGATTACGTCTTTTACATAGGCGAAAAAGACAATAAAAACGAGCTTTTAAAAAACATCCTTATTTTTATCAAAGACAAACACAATTCCAACGAACCGGTTAAGGTAATAACTTCCAGAGAGGGCGAATTCATTTCCGACGAAAAAAGCTTCAGGATAGCGCTAAAACTTAAAAACGGCGTGCTTCAGACCGGATCTTTCACGGAACCGGAAAGGTTAAATTCAATCTTTTTCGCCGTTAATTACGTGGACCTGGACATACAGGGCGCCATGCGAAAAAAGAACATTGCCGATGATTTAAAAGGCTCGCGCGAAATGACAGCACAGGAACTTTACGCGGAAATGAAAAAAGGCCCGCAGAGCAGGCACGACAAAAACTGGGTTATTCTGGAACTGCATAAGAAATTTTCTCTTCCCTTCGCGGTTATAGCGTTTGCCGTTATAGGCATACCGCTTGGGCTGCTTACCAGAAAAGGCGGAAAAATTACCGCTATAAGTTTCTCTCTTGTACTGATATTTATGTATTACATACTGCTTTCCGTGGGGCAGTCTTACGGTTATTCGGGAAAATGGAACCACTTTACCGCGGCGTGGCTGCCTAATATTGCCATGATTGCAATAAGCGCGGTGCTTTTTATAGCAATATTCCTGCCTTTTATCGCCGTAAAAATAAAAAGCAGGCGGGCACAAAAATGA